A genomic segment from Pararge aegeria chromosome 15, ilParAegt1.1, whole genome shotgun sequence encodes:
- the LOC120630119 gene encoding peroxisomal catalase 1-like — MKGHIVFILYCFFIGANHVTCSEHEILEYLNRTEPANRQLCEFKLRHPKPVGILTTSSGKLVELRETTTLNSDSFSNEYFIDFLTHNDAERIPERVVHASGTGAHGYFEVTHDVSKYTKAEVFNGVGKKTRIFGRFSNAAQNLGGSDLVREQKGLAVKFYTREGNLDLLCINLPVFFYRDPIEFGHFVHSSKRNPRTQLFDPSLRWDYVTKRPDNVHGQLWVQSDFGLPNGYRKMNQFPIHTYEINNKHGDKYYVRFNFISNQGIEFLSDEAAAAIGSRDPDYFKRDLYNAIENGNYPSWNLEMDLITLEEIKKLDYDPFDLTRLWKKGTYKAIPIGRIVFNQNPDNQFRDNELSAFNPGNLVPGIPGPMDNVFRGRRSSYRDTQTHRLGINHNRIEINKPLYWKVYNRDGYAPVRENMRDAPNYYPNSFNGPVPYVDPSRPNSRFVIYEPNAVDLEPASEFYNDFLTEDQRQRLVNTTVRSLMPVPPDLQKRVIRLYTLTDVDLGTRVAEGLKKALRMPPPPPPPVLRLTQHYKKDKSRPHHH; from the exons ATGAAGGGGCacatagtgtttattttatattgtttttttataggaGCTAATCATGTGACATGTAGTGAACACGAAATTTTGGAGTACCTGAACAGGACGGAACCTGCGAATCGGCAACTTTGCGAATTCAAACTGAGACATCCG AAACCAGTAGGAATACTTACTACGAGTTCAGGAAAGCTTGTAGAGCTAAGGGAAACTACCACATTAAATTCCGACTCTTTTTCGAATGAATACTTTATAGACTTCCTTACCCACAACGATGCAGAAAGGATTCCCGAAAGAGTTGTTCATGCCAGTGGCACGGGTGCCCATGGATACTTTGAAGTGACTCACGATGTATCAAAGTATACAAAAGCTGAAGTATTTAATGGCGTTGGAAAGAAAACACGGATTTTCGGACGCTTTTCTAATGCAGCTCAAAATCTCGGCGGAAGCGACCTTGTAAGAGAGCAGAAAGGGTTGGCTGTAAAGTTTTATACAAGGGAAGgcaatttagatttattatgcATTAATTTACCAGTATTCTTCTATAGAGATCCGATTGAATTTGGTCACTTTGTTCACTCTTCAAAGAGAAATCCAAGGACTCAACTTTTTGATCCTTCATTGCGCTGGGACTACGTTACGAAAAGACCAGATAACGTGCACGGACAGCTATGGGTGCAATCTGACTTCGGCCTACCAAACGGCTACCGCAAAATGAACCAGTTTCCCATTCACACttacgaaataaataataagcatGGTGACAAATACTATGtcagatttaattttataagcaaTCAAGGTATAGAATTCCTTTCAGATGAAGCAGCAGCAGCTATAGGATCTCGAGATCCTGATTATTTCAAAAGAGATCTATATAATGCAATCGAGAATGGAAATTACCCCAGTTGGAATTTGGAAATGGATCTTATAACGTTAGAAGAAATAAAGAAACTTGATTATGATCCTTTCGATTTAACGAGATTATGGAAAAAAGGCACATATAAGGCTATACCTATAGGGCGCATTGTTTTTAACCAAAATCCTGATAACCAATTTAGGGATAATGAACTCAGTGCATTTAATCCTGGAAATTTGGTACCCGGAATTCCTGGACCAATGGATAATGTGTTCAGAGGAAGAAGATCATCCTACCGCGATACTCAAACACATCGTTTGGGTATCAATCACAATagaattgaaattaataaaccaCTGTATTGGAAAGTGTACAATCGTGACGGCTACGCTCCGGTAAGAGAAAATATGAGGGATGCGCCAAATTATTATCCCAATTCATTTAATGGTCCCGTCCCTTATGTGGATCCCAGTCGCCCTAATAGCAGGTTCGTTATTTACGAGCCCAATGCAGTAGACTTGGAACCGGCGTCggaattttataatgatttcttGACAGAAGATCAAAGGCAAAGGCTTGTGAATACCACAGTAAGGTCTTTGATGCCCGTGCCTCCAGACTTACAGAAACGGGTCATTCGTCTGTATACTCTCACTGACGTAGATTTGGGTACCAGGGTGGCTGAAGGTTTGAAAAAGGCGCTACGAATGCCTCCGCCACCGCCACCACCCGTGCTAAGATTAACTCAACATTATAAGAAGGACAAAAGTCGTCCTCACCACCACTAA